The proteins below are encoded in one region of Telopea speciosissima isolate NSW1024214 ecotype Mountain lineage chromosome 10, Tspe_v1, whole genome shotgun sequence:
- the LOC122643136 gene encoding chromatin remodeling protein EBS isoform X4: MAKTKPGKKDLDSYTIKGTNKVVRAGDCVLMRPSDTDKPPYVARVEKIEADNRNNVKVRVRWYYRPEESIGGRRQFHGAKELFLSDHYDVQSAHTIEGKCTVHSFKNYTKLENVGAEDYFCRFEYKASTGGFTPDRVAVYCKCEMPYNPDDLMVQCEGCKDWFHPSCMGMTIEQAKKLEHFLCSDCSSENDAKRSPNNFPVSPPVEVNVTLCSAP; this comes from the exons ATGGCCAAAACGAAGCCTGGGAAAAAAGACTTGGATTCCTACACCATCAAAGGCACTAACAAAGTTGTCAGAG CTGGAGATTGTGTGCTGATGCGTCCTTCGGACACCGACAAGCCACCGTACGTGGCACGCGTGGAAAAGATCGAAGCTGATAATCGGAATAATGTCAAGGTTAGGGTAAGGTGGTATTATCGGCCTGAGGAGTCGATTGGAGGGAGGAGACAGTTTCATGGAGCAAAGGAGTTGTTTCTCTCGGACCATTATGATGTGCAGAGTGCGCACACTATCGAGGGAAAATGTACTGTCCATTCATTCAAGAACTACACTAAACTTGAGAATGTCGGAGCTGAGGATTACTTCTGTAGGTTTGAGTACAAGGCTTCCACCGGAGGATTTACGCCCGACCGTGTAGCAGT ATATTGCAAATGCGAGATGCCTTATAACCCAGACGACCTCATGGTCCAATGCGAAGGATGCAAAGACTG GTTCCATCCTTCTTGTATGGGTATGACTATTGAACAAGCAAAGAAACTAGAACACTTTCTGTGCTCTGATTGCTCATCCGAAAATGATGCCAAAAGATCCCCGAACAATTTTCCTGTTTCACCACCTGTTGAGGTAAAT GTAACCCTATGCTCTGCTCCATAA
- the LOC122643136 gene encoding chromatin remodeling protein EBS isoform X1: protein MAKTKPGKKDLDSYTIKGTNKVVRAGDCVLMRPSDTDKPPYVARVEKIEADNRNNVKVRVRWYYRPEESIGGRRQFHGAKELFLSDHYDVQSAHTIEGKCTVHSFKNYTKLENVGAEDYFCRFEYKASTGGFTPDRVAVYCKCEMPYNPDDLMVQCEGCKDWFHPSCMGMTIEQAKKLEHFLCSDCSSENDAKRSPNNFPVSPPVEPKVEPKRRKR, encoded by the exons ATGGCCAAAACGAAGCCTGGGAAAAAAGACTTGGATTCCTACACCATCAAAGGCACTAACAAAGTTGTCAGAG CTGGAGATTGTGTGCTGATGCGTCCTTCGGACACCGACAAGCCACCGTACGTGGCACGCGTGGAAAAGATCGAAGCTGATAATCGGAATAATGTCAAGGTTAGGGTAAGGTGGTATTATCGGCCTGAGGAGTCGATTGGAGGGAGGAGACAGTTTCATGGAGCAAAGGAGTTGTTTCTCTCGGACCATTATGATGTGCAGAGTGCGCACACTATCGAGGGAAAATGTACTGTCCATTCATTCAAGAACTACACTAAACTTGAGAATGTCGGAGCTGAGGATTACTTCTGTAGGTTTGAGTACAAGGCTTCCACCGGAGGATTTACGCCCGACCGTGTAGCAGT ATATTGCAAATGCGAGATGCCTTATAACCCAGACGACCTCATGGTCCAATGCGAAGGATGCAAAGACTG GTTCCATCCTTCTTGTATGGGTATGACTATTGAACAAGCAAAGAAACTAGAACACTTTCTGTGCTCTGATTGCTCATCCGAAAATGATGCCAAAAGATCCCCGAACAATTTTCCTGTTTCACCACCTGTTGAG CCTA
- the LOC122643136 gene encoding chromatin remodeling protein EBS isoform X2 — protein MAKTKPGKKDLDSYTIKGTNKVVRAGDCVLMRPSDTDKPPYVARVEKIEADNRNNVKVRVRWYYRPEESIGGRRQFHGAKELFLSDHYDVQSAHTIEGKCTVHSFKNYTKLENVGAEDYFCRFEYKASTGGFTPDRVAVYCKCEMPYNPDDLMVQCEGCKDWFHPSCMGMTIEQAKKLEHFLCSDCSSENDAKRSPNNFPVSPPVEVNVEPKRRKR, from the exons ATGGCCAAAACGAAGCCTGGGAAAAAAGACTTGGATTCCTACACCATCAAAGGCACTAACAAAGTTGTCAGAG CTGGAGATTGTGTGCTGATGCGTCCTTCGGACACCGACAAGCCACCGTACGTGGCACGCGTGGAAAAGATCGAAGCTGATAATCGGAATAATGTCAAGGTTAGGGTAAGGTGGTATTATCGGCCTGAGGAGTCGATTGGAGGGAGGAGACAGTTTCATGGAGCAAAGGAGTTGTTTCTCTCGGACCATTATGATGTGCAGAGTGCGCACACTATCGAGGGAAAATGTACTGTCCATTCATTCAAGAACTACACTAAACTTGAGAATGTCGGAGCTGAGGATTACTTCTGTAGGTTTGAGTACAAGGCTTCCACCGGAGGATTTACGCCCGACCGTGTAGCAGT ATATTGCAAATGCGAGATGCCTTATAACCCAGACGACCTCATGGTCCAATGCGAAGGATGCAAAGACTG GTTCCATCCTTCTTGTATGGGTATGACTATTGAACAAGCAAAGAAACTAGAACACTTTCTGTGCTCTGATTGCTCATCCGAAAATGATGCCAAAAGATCCCCGAACAATTTTCCTGTTTCACCACCTGTTGAGGTAAAT
- the LOC122643136 gene encoding chromatin remodeling protein EBS isoform X3, translated as MAKTKPGKKDLDSYTIKGTNKVVRAGDCVLMRPSDTDKPPYVARVEKIEADNRNNVKVRVRWYYRPEESIGGRRQFHGAKELFLSDHYDVQSAHTIEGKCTVHSFKNYTKLENVGAEDYFCRFEYKASTGGFTPDRVAVYCKCEMPYNPDDLMVQCEGCKDWFHPSCMGMTIEQAKKLEHFLCSDCSSENDAKRSPNNFPVSPPVEPKVEPKRRKR; from the exons ATGGCCAAAACGAAGCCTGGGAAAAAAGACTTGGATTCCTACACCATCAAAGGCACTAACAAAGTTGTCAGAG CTGGAGATTGTGTGCTGATGCGTCCTTCGGACACCGACAAGCCACCGTACGTGGCACGCGTGGAAAAGATCGAAGCTGATAATCGGAATAATGTCAAGGTTAGGGTAAGGTGGTATTATCGGCCTGAGGAGTCGATTGGAGGGAGGAGACAGTTTCATGGAGCAAAGGAGTTGTTTCTCTCGGACCATTATGATGTGCAGAGTGCGCACACTATCGAGGGAAAATGTACTGTCCATTCATTCAAGAACTACACTAAACTTGAGAATGTCGGAGCTGAGGATTACTTCTGTAGGTTTGAGTACAAGGCTTCCACCGGAGGATTTACGCCCGACCGTGTAGCAGT ATATTGCAAATGCGAGATGCCTTATAACCCAGACGACCTCATGGTCCAATGCGAAGGATGCAAAGACTG GTTCCATCCTTCTTGTATGGGTATGACTATTGAACAAGCAAAGAAACTAGAACACTTTCTGTGCTCTGATTGCTCATCCGAAAATGATGCCAAAAGATCCCCGAACAATTTTCCTGTTTCACCACCTGTTGAG